CCCAATTGCCAAGCTTTGATGCATTTCCGTTCATGGCTGTGGCGTTCAGCGGCTTCCAGAACGCGCGCGGGTCGGGGCCGAACGCCTTGGCGAACCGCGCAGGAATGGTGCCGTTCGCAATCGCAGATTCCACTTCCTGCCATGCCTGTGTGAGCACGGGGTCGTCGGAATCGAGCCACAGCTCGAAATTTTCCCAGCGCCCCTGCCAGTCGGAAATCTTGAGTTCCATTTGGTTATCCTTTCGTTATAATCCGAGCCGAACGACTCGGTCGCAGCTTGATGCCGCAAGTTCATCGTCGTGAGTGATGACCAGCACGCATTTGCCGAGATCGGTAAGCCGACGCAGCATGTTGCCCACCTGTTCCATGTGAAACCGGTCAAGCCCGCTGGTCGGCTCATCCAGCACGATGAATTCCTTGCCTGAGAGCATGGCGGAGGCGATGGCGACGCGCTGCTTCTGCCCGCCGGAAAGGCTCATCGGGTGGCGCTCGTCAAGATTTTCAAGCCCCAGCAAGGCAAGCACATCATCACAGTTCTCGGGTTCGCCTGCGCTGAGCAGCACCTCTTCGCGCACGCTATCGGAGAAGAGCTGGTAGTTGACGTCCTGCATCACCAGAAAGCTATGTTGGTTGAGTTCACGTCTTTTGGCAGCATGCCCGCTCCATTGCACCGTGCCGGAAAGTGGCTTGACCAGCCCGCACAATGTCTTGGCCAGCGTTGATTTCCCGCATCCGTTGTGACCCATCAGTGCGACACTTTCCCCGGCTCGCAGCGTGAGATTTTCGATGTGTGCCACGGGTCGGTTGCGCCGATAGCCGATGGTCAGGTCGTGCACCGAGATAAGAGCTTTGTCGAAATCGTCTTTGTCGGTGGATTCGGCGTTGTCATTGGCGCTGTCGATGTATTGTGTTTTCTTGGTGACTTCAACTTGGTATGGTTTCAGGTCCAGAGTGCGCAAGCCCAATTGTGCCAGTTGTTGATCGCTGAATCGTTGAAATTCTGCTGATTTCCAGCTATTGGTGACATGTCCGTCTTCAATCAGAATATAGCGATCCGCAAGATCGCGCGACCACGCGAGGCGGTGTTCGGCGATGACGATGGTGACGCCAAGCCGCTTTATAGCCGTGATCATGTCGCGCAGTTGCGCAATCGCAGTGTCGTCAAGGTTGCTCGTCGGTTCGTCCAAGACCAAGACTTGCGGTTTCAGCATACAGGCCGCCGCGAAAGCGATACGTTGTTTCTCGCCTCCGGAAAGCTCGAAAATACTGTGTCCAAGCAGGTGTTGCAAGTCGAATGCGTTTGCAATTTTATCGATGCGCATCTTGATTTCGCTCGGTTCCATACCGTTGTTTTCGCATGGAAAGGCGAGTTCGGCGGTGGTGTCGGTATTGAAATATTGTGTTTTCGGGTTCTGGAAAACGCTGCCTATCAACGGTACGTAGGCCTCGATGGGCGTCTTGCCCGCCTCACATCCCGCGACGTTCGCCAAACCCGCGAAAGCCCCGGCGAAGTAGGTAGGGGAAAGGCCGTTGAGCAGTCTGGTGAGTGTGGTCTTGCCGCAGCCCGATTGTCCGCAAAGCATCACGCATTCGCCCGGCGCAACGCGGCAAGTGGCTGAACGCAGCGAATCACTGTCGGCACCTTGATAGCGGAAGGAGGCATCGCGTACGTTAATGATCGGGGTGGCGCTATCGTTGTCATCGATATATAAAGTATCGGTTCCTTCGTTCGTTTCGTTCACCATAAGCCTCCCACGGACGTGCACAAAAGCAGTGTGCAAACGGCCATATAGTACCAATCAAGAGGCCGCAAACCGATTTGCACCACGCTCGTGTGCGTCCCAGGCAGGCTGATGCCCTTGGTCAGTGCTGCCACCGTAAGGTCTTGGGTCACTTCCGTGCTATTCATCAGCAGAGGAACTAGTATATATTCCAGCGAGCGCATCGGATGTCGCAGCAGGCCAAGCCAGCCGGAAGCAATGCCGCGCAAAGTCATGGCCGCGCGGATTTGGCGGTAATCCTCGCGCACGGTGGGGAAGAACCGAATCATCACCATGAACGTGATGATGATTGATTCCGGCGTGTGCATCTTCCGCAGTGCGCAGACCATTTCGCCGATCGAGGTGGTGGTGAAGGTGTAGGCGCCTGCGACCAGGCAGGGATACATGACCCGCAACCCGACCACGATCATCGCAATGAACGAGAATGCGACTCCGGAAGCTACGGGAAGCAGCGTGGTGACGGCCAGCATCGCCGCATAGATAAGCGTGAGCCGTACGCCCGTTCGCCATTGCTTGTGCTGTCCCGACAAAAAGAAAGGCAGCAGCAACAGTGCCGTGATGCTCGCTTCGATGGCGACGTGGACGTGGAAAAACAGCAACAGGCTCGAGAGGAGCAGCAGATACAGTTTTGTCCGCGGGTCTAGCCGAAAACCTGTCTTTCGCCCTGTCGGTTGGGTTGCGGCAGAACTGGTTTGCTCGAGTTGTGCAACCGCTTTGTCGCTTCTGGCACTTTTGATAGTCATGGTCATGGTCGTCACGCTGTTGGCTGGCCGGGCCTCCATCAGATGATGCCTGCTTTCTTGAAGTGCTTGCGCATCAGCCATTGCCCAAAGATGCCACCGAGGATGGCGCAGATAAGAATGGCCACCATGGTGATGGCGAAGCTGGTCATGTTGATGTTGGTGAATATCGCGTTTATGTAATGCGTGCTTTTGCCACGAGCCCGTAAGTTGGCCACGTAGGCGTCCTTCATAAAGTAGAGCGGCAGCGACGGGCCGGTGTCGCCATAGCAGAAGATGACGTAGCTTACGAGCAGGCCGATTTTGCTTTTGTAATGGCCGGCGAGTCCGATGAGGTCAGCTATCAATGAGCAGATGACGAAGGGGATGAACGAAAGCGGGAAATGCCCCGAGATGAAGAAGAAAATGCCCATCACGCAACCCATGATGGTGATGGCGCCGAATTTCTGGACCCGGGCGACCAGAAGCATATAGACGCTGCCGGCGATAAGGGCGGCAACGGCAGGCGCGATGCTTGAAAGACCGGGGATGAGGATGCCAGAGACCATCACGGCGATGAATACCAGAATGAAATAAAGCGCGGTGAATACGCCGATGGAAACGAAGTCGGGGATGGTCAGGCGCTTGAGATGCGACACTGCGTCGTTTTTCATCGGGGCCGCGGTCTGGTAATTTGCGGGCATTGCCGCCGGCGCAGCATCGCCAGACGTTCCTGTCGTTTTTGCACTTGTGCTTAGTATCGTAGCCGCATCGGGAGTTGTCGTTGCGTCCGCCATCGTGGTTTGTTCGGTTACTCGGGAAGCTGCCGTATTTGGTGTCGTTTCTGCGGCTTGTCGGGTGGTTTCGCCGTCCGAATCGTTGGTGTTCATGCTCAATCTTTCGTTGATATTGTGCACGTTGTGTGCATTTCGTCAATGCAGTGAGCATGTTTCGCAGAGTAACTGCGCTTATGGGACGTCTCTTCATCAAGCAAGTGCGCCATGCCACTATCCGAAAATGCTAGCGGAGAATCGCAAAATATGGAAGAGTTTTTGAGATTTTTTTCTGAGGTTTGTCGCGACCTTTGTGATGAGGTGGCAGGTAAATTCCCTCTTTATGAGACTGGCCGACTCTCCTTTACGAGACTGCATGCCAGTGGAATGGGAGCGATTCAGAGCTCTTGAAATCGTTGGAGTTACGCAATATTAGAGATTTCGTGCCGAGTTGCTATTTCAGCAGATAATCTTTAGCTGATACGAACCGACCGTTGGGTGTACGGTAGCTGATGTTTCCGCGATAGACTACCTGGCGCTGTTCAATTGGGATATCGAGGTCGCGGCCGACTGTTTTCAGATGGCGGAAGAAATCGTCTTTTGGTGTGATGCCGGACTTGATTTCGATGAGTTGTGGCTTCAACGAATCGGTCATGTCCATCAGGTCGACCTCCACGCCGTTGGAATCACGGTAGAAATAGAGCCGGGATTCACTGTTCGTGTTGAACCCGCGTTTGAGCGTCTCTTCGACGATGAGGTTTTCAAATACGGCTCCGCGTTTGGGGTGGCGGATTAGTTCGTCAACGCTGCGAATACCGAGCAGGTAGCACAGCAGACCCGTGTCGTAGAAATAAAGTTTTGGTGTCTTCGTAAGCCGCTTGCGTGCGTTCGAGAAATATGGCGGCAGCAGAAACACGATATAACTGGCTGCGAGGATATTCAGCCATCCCTTCGCAGTGTTCAACGATATTTGTGATTCCCTGGAGAGATGGGTCGTGTTCAGTAGTTCTCCGGAACTTTGTGCACAAAGTTGCAAGAACGTTTCGAATGATGAAAAATCACGGATATTGGAAAGCGTACTCACGTCGCGGCGGACGTATGTTGACAGATAGCTTGAATAGAACGTCCCTTCAGGCACGTCTGTTTCGTAAAGGTGCGGATACCCGCCTCGGAAGGTGAATTCATCGACGCTCGGAACGCTCGGAATCCCTTGGACTTCTTTGTAGCTGAGCGGCAGTAACTCCAGAATCCCCACTCTGCCGGCCAATGATTCCGTGATGTTTTTGTTCATCAGGAAGTTCTGCGATCCGGAAATCAAATATTGTCCGGTCTCGTGACGTTCGTCTGAGACTGCTTGCATTTCTGGAAACAAATCAGGCGCGTATTGCATCTCGTCGATGAACGAGTGAACTGGTTGGGTGACCATAAACCCTTCAGGGTCGGTATTGGCTGAATCCCGTAAGCGTCCGAGTTCGAGATTGAGGTAGGTGTAGTCAGGAAATGCGTTGCGGAGCAAGGTTGATTTTCCTGATTGGCGCGGTCCCATAACAGAGACGATGGGGAACCAGGTTGCCATTTTCTTGGCTTCTTCAGTGAGCAATCGAGGAATCATAGTCGCGCTTTCTTATGATGATTTGTCAATTCGAATTATGCAAATCTGTCAGTTCAGGTTATGATAATCTGTCAATTCGAATTATGCAAATCTGTCAGTTCAGGTTATGATAATCTGTCAATTCGAATTATGCAAATCTGTCAGTTCAAGTTATGCAGATTGTCAATTAAGGATTATGCAATCTGTCGGTTGATGATAATCGCATACGGTGTGTGCGTCTCAAAATCGTTGGTATTCCGCCATGTCAAAGACTTTTGGCAGGGCTTTTTCGCGTTCCGGCTTGGAGTGTTTGTGCGTGTTGGGTTACGTTGAAATTGCCGAAACGGTTGCCGGCGGCTCAGACGAGAGCATTCGTTCGATATCGCAAGAAACGGGAGTGATTGAAGTACTCTTGAATGAACGCATGGCAGTGAAGCGTTTGTAGGACGAGAAAGATGGAAAGGCATAGCGATGGCGGTCGAGATGCAGTTGGGTGGTCAGATCCGTGACCATCGCGAGGCAATGGGCTTGTCGCAGGATGATCTGGCTGGCAAGATCTTCGTCTCCCGCCAGACGGTTTCGAATTGGGAGACCGGCCGTACCTACCCCGACGTGCAGAACCTCCTGCTTCTGGGCAATCTTTTCGGCATCACACTGGACGAACTGGTCAAAGGAGATGTGGAAAAGATGAACGAAGAAATCAAGCGCAACGGCACACGCATACTGACGCTGTTCATTGTGGGGTGTGTGTTTATCGCGGCGGGGCTCGTGATGACGGTGCTGATGGTCTTCAAAGGCCAAGGCCCTGCCCAGGCATGGCGATGGTTCGCGCCCATTAGCATGGTGCTCTATTTGTGCGGCCTTATTGCGGTCGGCTGGTGCTACAAGTTGCAACGCGATATCGATGTGCTGACCTATAAGGAGCTGCGCCAATATCTGGCGGGGGATGAGGTCGACCGTTCGTCGCGCAAGGGCAAGCCGCTAAGTACCAAGCAGATTGTTGTCATTGCGATTATTTGCGCTTTCGTCGGCGCCGTAATGGGTCTGTTCTCGTACAAGTTTCTATGATTGCGCACTCGCACTAACTCTTGGCTGCTAAAGATAATATGTAGGTATTCACGTCTTTCTTTTGGTAACCATGGGTTAGTGTAAGTTAATCTTTGCCAATAAGGAGAAATAATTCGTGATTTGACGGCTTGCGCGAGAATAGTCAACGTCGACCAAGATTTTTATTCAAAATCATTTTATGCCTTATAAGTTATCAAAGCCTTGAAATTTCAGCGTTTTACAGCTATAGAATCCCTGATTTCAAAAAGTTGAGCCAAAAAGACTCAAGTTT
The window above is part of the Bifidobacterium sp. ESL0732 genome. Proteins encoded here:
- a CDS encoding energy-coupling factor ABC transporter ATP-binding protein produces the protein MVNETNEGTDTLYIDDNDSATPIINVRDASFRYQGADSDSLRSATCRVAPGECVMLCGQSGCGKTTLTRLLNGLSPTYFAGAFAGLANVAGCEAGKTPIEAYVPLIGSVFQNPKTQYFNTDTTAELAFPCENNGMEPSEIKMRIDKIANAFDLQHLLGHSIFELSGGEKQRIAFAAACMLKPQVLVLDEPTSNLDDTAIAQLRDMITAIKRLGVTIVIAEHRLAWSRDLADRYILIEDGHVTNSWKSAEFQRFSDQQLAQLGLRTLDLKPYQVEVTKKTQYIDSANDNAESTDKDDFDKALISVHDLTIGYRRNRPVAHIENLTLRAGESVALMGHNGCGKSTLAKTLCGLVKPLSGTVQWSGHAAKRRELNQHSFLVMQDVNYQLFSDSVREEVLLSAGEPENCDDVLALLGLENLDERHPMSLSGGQKQRVAIASAMLSGKEFIVLDEPTSGLDRFHMEQVGNMLRRLTDLGKCVLVITHDDELAASSCDRVVRLGL
- a CDS encoding energy-coupling factor transporter transmembrane component T, with the translated sequence MADAQALQESRHHLMEARPANSVTTMTMTIKSARSDKAVAQLEQTSSAATQPTGRKTGFRLDPRTKLYLLLLSSLLLFFHVHVAIEASITALLLLPFFLSGQHKQWRTGVRLTLIYAAMLAVTTLLPVASGVAFSFIAMIVVGLRVMYPCLVAGAYTFTTTSIGEMVCALRKMHTPESIIITFMVMIRFFPTVREDYRQIRAAMTLRGIASGWLGLLRHPMRSLEYILVPLLMNSTEVTQDLTVAALTKGISLPGTHTSVVQIGLRPLDWYYMAVCTLLLCTSVGGLW
- a CDS encoding MptD family putative ECF transporter S component, coding for MNTNDSDGETTRQAAETTPNTAASRVTEQTTMADATTTPDAATILSTSAKTTGTSGDAAPAAMPANYQTAAPMKNDAVSHLKRLTIPDFVSIGVFTALYFILVFIAVMVSGILIPGLSSIAPAVAALIAGSVYMLLVARVQKFGAITIMGCVMGIFFFISGHFPLSFIPFVICSLIADLIGLAGHYKSKIGLLVSYVIFCYGDTGPSLPLYFMKDAYVANLRARGKSTHYINAIFTNINMTSFAITMVAILICAILGGIFGQWLMRKHFKKAGII
- a CDS encoding ATP-binding protein, which codes for MIPRLLTEEAKKMATWFPIVSVMGPRQSGKSTLLRNAFPDYTYLNLELGRLRDSANTDPEGFMVTQPVHSFIDEMQYAPDLFPEMQAVSDERHETGQYLISGSQNFLMNKNITESLAGRVGILELLPLSYKEVQGIPSVPSVDEFTFRGGYPHLYETDVPEGTFYSSYLSTYVRRDVSTLSNIRDFSSFETFLQLCAQSSGELLNTTHLSRESQISLNTAKGWLNILAASYIVFLLPPYFSNARKRLTKTPKLYFYDTGLLCYLLGIRSVDELIRHPKRGAVFENLIVEETLKRGFNTNSESRLYFYRDSNGVEVDLMDMTDSLKPQLIEIKSGITPKDDFFRHLKTVGRDLDIPIEQRQVVYRGNISYRTPNGRFVSAKDYLLK
- a CDS encoding helix-turn-helix transcriptional regulator, translated to MAVEMQLGGQIRDHREAMGLSQDDLAGKIFVSRQTVSNWETGRTYPDVQNLLLLGNLFGITLDELVKGDVEKMNEEIKRNGTRILTLFIVGCVFIAAGLVMTVLMVFKGQGPAQAWRWFAPISMVLYLCGLIAVGWCYKLQRDIDVLTYKELRQYLAGDEVDRSSRKGKPLSTKQIVVIAIICAFVGAVMGLFSYKFL